From a single Nostoc edaphicum CCNP1411 genomic region:
- a CDS encoding orange carotenoid protein N-terminal domain-containing protein, whose product MTASYDKTISQAQSNETQNLVDAFNALDTDAKLAWFYFVYEKMGDSITPAAPAAAEPELAPLLLGDYFELSDEQQLDIMRDIVNCKDTEYSRAYGAIKENNQLLVWYAWAVAMGDTVVDLPASYQSSKAINDLVSQIEGLDFEEQISVFRTIAGELGYTDVKPIETQAETGKTSSL is encoded by the coding sequence ATGACTGCAAGTTACGACAAAACTATTTCTCAAGCTCAGAGCAATGAAACTCAAAATTTGGTAGATGCCTTTAACGCCTTAGATACCGATGCCAAATTAGCTTGGTTCTATTTTGTTTATGAAAAAATGGGTGATTCCATCACGCCAGCTGCTCCTGCTGCGGCCGAACCAGAGTTAGCACCACTTCTGCTAGGAGATTATTTTGAATTATCCGATGAGCAGCAACTAGATATTATGCGGGATATTGTTAACTGCAAAGACACAGAATATTCTCGTGCATACGGGGCGATCAAAGAAAACAACCAGCTGTTAGTTTGGTATGCTTGGGCGGTAGCTATGGGGGATACGGTGGTGGACTTACCAGCTAGCTACCAATCAAGTAAGGCAATAAATGATCTGGTTTCCCAAATTGAAGGACTAGATTTTGAGGAGCAAATCTCGGTGTTTCGGACAATAGCTGGTGAATTGGGTTACACCGATGTCAAGCCGATCGAAACGCAAGCAGAAACTGGCAAAACGTCAAGTTTGTAA
- a CDS encoding ABC transporter ATP-binding protein, with translation MANTISITDSAVPNPIPKPTIIRLENIFKIYGSGETEVKALNDVNLTIHEGEYCSIMGPSGSGKSTAMNIIGCLDRPTGGHYYLDNIDVAQMDDRSLAHIRNKKLGFVFQQFHLLPQLTALENVMLPMVYASVSPKERSDRATVALTRVGLANRLNNKPTQLSGGQQQRVAIARAIVNRPVVLLADEPTGALDSRTTQEVLDIFGELNSSGITVVMVTHEPEVARQTQRIVWFRDGEVVHSNLTPADLSQLAVS, from the coding sequence ATGGCAAACACTATTTCAATTACCGATTCTGCGGTTCCCAATCCTATCCCTAAACCAACAATTATCCGTTTGGAGAATATCTTTAAAATATATGGCAGTGGCGAAACTGAAGTCAAAGCACTCAACGATGTGAATTTGACTATCCACGAGGGCGAATATTGTTCAATTATGGGCCCTTCTGGTTCTGGGAAATCCACAGCCATGAATATTATCGGTTGTCTAGACAGACCCACAGGCGGACATTATTACTTAGATAATATTGATGTGGCGCAAATGGACGATCGCTCCCTAGCACACATCCGCAATAAAAAACTGGGGTTTGTCTTCCAACAATTCCATCTATTACCCCAACTAACAGCATTAGAAAATGTGATGCTGCCAATGGTGTATGCTAGCGTGAGTCCAAAAGAAAGAAGCGATCGCGCTACAGTTGCACTGACGCGAGTCGGTTTAGCAAATCGCCTCAACAACAAACCAACTCAACTATCTGGTGGACAACAACAAAGAGTAGCGATCGCCCGAGCCATTGTCAATCGTCCCGTAGTACTCCTAGCCGATGAACCCACAGGCGCACTTGATTCGCGCACAACCCAAGAAGTCTTAGATATTTTTGGCGAACTAAATAGCAGTGGGATCACCGTTGTCATGGTGACACATGAACCAGAAGTTGCTCGTCAAACCCAGCGCATCGTTTGGTTCCGTGATGGTGAAGTCGTACACTCCAACCTCACTCCAGCAGATTTAAGTCAGTTGGCTGTCTCGTAG
- a CDS encoding DOMON-like domain-containing protein, translating to MTEQTFSLQPFPSTEFFPNLKIAGNIARNSNQLTICYTLGGNLKEIVLAKSVADRREDIAPPANTPSRKHELWKETCFEFFLGIKDAQRYWEFNLSPAGHWNVYRFDGYRQRMQEETAFENLPFNVDNQADSLVLTLNVDLDKIISVEQAIEVGITTVIKHKDGEVTYWALTHRGAEADFHIRESFIVKL from the coding sequence ATGACCGAACAGACATTTTCCCTGCAACCCTTCCCCTCTACCGAGTTCTTTCCTAATTTAAAAATTGCAGGCAATATCGCTCGAAATTCTAATCAACTTACTATCTGCTACACTCTTGGAGGCAATTTAAAAGAAATTGTGTTGGCAAAGTCTGTAGCGGATCGCAGAGAAGATATCGCCCCACCAGCAAACACGCCATCACGCAAGCATGAATTGTGGAAAGAAACCTGCTTTGAGTTTTTTCTTGGCATCAAAGATGCTCAACGATATTGGGAATTTAACCTTTCCCCCGCCGGACACTGGAATGTCTATCGCTTTGATGGCTACCGTCAACGGATGCAAGAGGAAACAGCTTTTGAAAATCTACCGTTTAATGTTGACAATCAAGCTGATAGTTTAGTACTGACCTTAAATGTCGATTTGGATAAAATCATCTCTGTGGAGCAAGCCATTGAAGTTGGTATTACGACTGTCATCAAACATAAAGATGGTGAGGTGACTTACTGGGCGTTAACTCATCGAGGCGCGGAGGCTGACTTTCATATTCGAGAGAGTTTTATTGTTAAGTTGTAA
- a CDS encoding phosphotransferase enzyme family protein, giving the protein MTEEINTQNTQNLMAIADQFAQLGKVTGVKSFGSGNINDTFLVTLNSSEEQHFVLQRINTQVFRQPQLIMQNMRTFTEHVRKRLQHTPLNRRWEVPRVLLTKNAQDHWRDVDGSFWRAISFIEGSQSFDTMSDRSHAKEIGYALGMFHNLISDLPPEKLADTLEGFHITPLYLQHYEEVLAKTSAFQSAEVNYCLQFVSDRQTFAHILENAKTEGKLPLRLMHGDPKINNVMFDTATQQAVSVIDLDTVKPGLVHYDIGDCLRSGCNPAGEETENWESVCFDTDLCQEILQGYLAVAKAFLTENDYAYIYDAIRLIAFELGLRFFADYLAGNVYFKVKHPEHNLARAIVQFKLTESIESQKTQICNIIQDMK; this is encoded by the coding sequence ATGACAGAAGAAATCAATACACAGAATACCCAAAATCTAATGGCGATCGCAGACCAATTCGCCCAACTAGGTAAGGTTACAGGCGTGAAATCATTTGGAAGTGGTAATATTAATGACACCTTTTTGGTAACTCTAAATTCTTCAGAAGAACAGCATTTTGTCCTGCAACGCATCAACACGCAGGTATTCCGCCAGCCACAACTGATTATGCAGAATATGCGTACCTTCACTGAGCATGTTCGCAAACGGTTGCAGCATACACCCCTGAATCGTCGCTGGGAAGTGCCACGCGTACTATTGACCAAAAACGCTCAAGACCACTGGAGGGACGTAGATGGCTCATTTTGGCGGGCGATTAGCTTTATTGAAGGCTCCCAGTCCTTTGATACTATGAGCGATCGCTCCCATGCCAAAGAAATCGGTTATGCCTTGGGGATGTTCCACAATTTAATCAGCGATTTACCACCAGAAAAACTTGCTGATACCCTTGAAGGATTCCATATTACACCGCTTTATCTCCAGCATTACGAGGAAGTTTTGGCGAAAACTAGTGCGTTTCAATCTGCTGAAGTTAATTATTGCTTGCAGTTTGTTAGCGATCGCCAAACCTTTGCACATATCCTAGAAAATGCCAAAACTGAAGGCAAACTACCTCTGCGTCTGATGCACGGCGATCCAAAAATCAATAACGTGATGTTTGACACTGCTACCCAGCAAGCTGTCAGCGTCATAGACCTGGACACTGTTAAACCCGGTCTGGTACATTACGATATTGGCGATTGCTTGCGATCGGGCTGCAATCCGGCTGGAGAAGAAACTGAGAATTGGGAAAGTGTTTGTTTCGATACTGACCTGTGTCAGGAAATCCTACAGGGTTATCTTGCTGTGGCCAAGGCATTTCTTACCGAGAATGATTATGCCTATATATATGATGCCATCCGTCTCATCGCCTTTGAACTAGGATTGAGATTCTTTGCTGATTATTTAGCAGGGAATGTTTACTTCAAAGTCAAACATCCAGAACATAACTTGGCAAGAGCGATCGTCCAGTTTAAGCTTACCGAAAGTATTGAATCTCAAAAAACGCAAATTTGCAACATTATTCAAGACATGAAATGA
- a CDS encoding Tudor-knot domain-containing protein, with translation MDKSIIQLVDELPTDNITVKVLKALDYVAPGEWSNLTGFDNNIRSITGETDAKVIQKIRDRAVTLYQDPQLGYQFAIKLYQTIDKADTAMAAAALANKVSEKIGFLSFLGNITPKADVTQSIDLVLKIAVEIIAFCKLNGIPQPNPQEFANSLANNYQNASLMRMAALVCLDGILPLGPDFLSKIQGVISGTDTNAITQNPVFLAVNNFLPGSNPSDKVGFISQGFNSVQGWMNNLVSKTGITPQSISSHLGNFIQIADDNLDFVAAFLDQTTNYYEHTGIQTVARSLILQAYTLVKEEIQQESQKPIQDVSSAVKSDKNQYELSKTVEVWDSEDEDWYQGTIEKIQDDQFFIHYLGYGSSYDEWVGEDDIRTRDLRSADENGYAVGQKVKCWDDEQEAWYSATIEQIQGQQYYLHYVGYDSSYDEWVDNDEIS, from the coding sequence ATGGATAAATCAATTATTCAGTTGGTTGACGAGTTACCGACTGACAATATCACTGTCAAAGTTTTAAAGGCTCTTGATTATGTAGCACCAGGTGAGTGGAGCAATTTGACGGGGTTTGACAATAATATTCGCAGCATCACTGGAGAAACCGATGCTAAGGTAATTCAGAAAATCCGCGATCGCGCCGTCACTTTATACCAAGATCCTCAACTAGGCTACCAGTTCGCAATCAAACTTTATCAAACAATTGATAAGGCAGACACAGCTATGGCGGCGGCGGCTTTAGCGAATAAAGTCAGTGAGAAAATCGGCTTTCTGTCTTTTTTAGGCAATATTACTCCCAAAGCTGATGTCACTCAATCCATTGACTTAGTACTAAAAATTGCTGTCGAAATCATTGCCTTTTGTAAACTAAATGGCATTCCTCAACCTAATCCCCAAGAGTTTGCTAATTCTCTCGCTAACAACTATCAAAATGCATCCCTAATGCGAATGGCCGCTCTAGTCTGTCTAGATGGAATTCTCCCATTAGGCCCCGATTTCCTCAGCAAAATTCAGGGAGTTATTAGTGGTACTGATACTAACGCAATAACTCAAAATCCGGTTTTCTTAGCCGTTAATAACTTTCTCCCAGGTAGTAACCCCTCTGATAAAGTTGGTTTTATCAGTCAGGGTTTCAACTCTGTGCAAGGCTGGATGAATAACTTAGTATCCAAGACAGGCATAACTCCGCAATCAATTTCTAGCCATTTGGGTAATTTTATTCAGATTGCTGATGATAATTTAGATTTTGTTGCAGCATTCCTAGATCAAACTACCAATTATTATGAGCATACGGGAATTCAAACTGTTGCTCGCAGTTTAATTTTGCAAGCATACACTTTAGTAAAAGAAGAAATTCAACAAGAGTCACAAAAGCCGATCCAAGATGTCTCATCTGCTGTTAAGTCAGATAAGAATCAGTATGAATTAAGCAAAACAGTAGAAGTTTGGGATAGTGAGGACGAGGATTGGTATCAGGGTACAATTGAAAAAATCCAAGATGACCAATTCTTTATTCATTACCTTGGTTACGGTTCATCTTATGACGAGTGGGTAGGCGAAGATGACATTCGGACTCGCGATCTTCGCTCCGCTGATGAGAATGGATATGCAGTAGGTCAAAAGGTCAAATGTTGGGATGATGAGCAAGAAGCTTGGTATTCCGCAACGATTGAGCAAATCCAAGGTCAGCAATATTATCTTCACTACGTTGGTTATGATTCATCTTATGACGAGTGGGTTGATAATGATGAGATTTCCTAA
- a CDS encoding helix-turn-helix domain-containing protein, with protein sequence MAGITHIEIKESVEELEALVRQEKNARLKERVQALYLIKAQQLNVCAIAKTLGRHRGTVQRWLADYRNRGIEAVVEFGTSPGRTRIIPNWAVSSLKKQLEQPEGGFQRYTQIQHWLDTVLGVQAEYATVHYLTRYRLKAKLKVPRPRSQKQDLEKLEAFKKTSVTTCN encoded by the coding sequence ATGGCAGGCATAACACATATTGAAATCAAAGAAAGTGTGGAGGAACTGGAGGCGTTAGTACGCCAGGAGAAAAATGCTCGACTCAAAGAACGTGTACAAGCACTATATTTGATTAAAGCCCAACAGTTGAATGTATGTGCGATCGCAAAAACTCTGGGAAGGCATCGGGGCACGGTTCAAAGGTGGTTGGCAGATTATCGAAATAGAGGAATTGAGGCGGTTGTTGAGTTTGGAACAAGTCCAGGTCGAACACGTATAATACCAAATTGGGCAGTGTCGAGCTTGAAAAAGCAACTCGAACAGCCTGAAGGTGGATTTCAACGTTACACCCAGATTCAGCATTGGTTAGATACTGTGTTAGGGGTGCAAGCAGAATATGCAACTGTACATTACTTGACGCGTTACAGGCTCAAAGCCAAGCTCAAAGTTCCGCGTCCGCGTAGCCAAAAGCAGGATTTGGAAAAATTAGAGGCTTTTAAAAAAACCTCGGTGACGACTTGCAATTAA
- a CDS encoding IS630 family transposase translates to MLPQYENIRYFVQDESRFGLKTIEGRKITLPGVKPIGEWQWQFKAFWLYGAVEPLTGESLFWQFSHVDTECYQQFLNEFAACYPNSLNILQVDNGLFHKAKRLQIPENIVLLFQPAHSPELNPIERVWEHLKQDLKWELFDNLEHLRTKVAQLLTELTPKIAASLTGYDFILNALSVANIF, encoded by the coding sequence ATGTTACCCCAGTACGAGAATATCCGTTATTTCGTACAAGATGAAAGTCGATTTGGACTTAAAACCATTGAAGGGCGCAAGATTACTCTTCCTGGAGTTAAGCCTATTGGTGAGTGGCAATGGCAGTTTAAAGCGTTTTGGCTATACGGAGCAGTTGAACCGCTCACGGGTGAAAGTTTATTTTGGCAGTTTTCTCATGTCGATACTGAATGCTATCAGCAATTTTTAAACGAGTTCGCTGCCTGTTATCCCAACTCACTCAACATTCTACAAGTCGATAACGGCTTGTTTCATAAAGCTAAACGTTTACAAATTCCAGAGAATATCGTTCTGTTGTTCCAGCCAGCCCATTCTCCTGAACTTAACCCGATAGAGCGCGTCTGGGAACATCTCAAGCAAGACCTGAAATGGGAGTTATTTGATAACCTGGAGCATCTGCGAACCAAAGTTGCTCAACTTCTTACTGAACTGACTCCTAAAATTGCTGCTTCTTTGACTGGTTATGACTTCATCCTAAATGCCTTATCTGTCGCAAACATTTTTTGA
- the miaA gene encoding tRNA (adenosine(37)-N6)-dimethylallyltransferase MiaA, giving the protein MTKLIVICGATATGKSGLALALAMRLGSVILSADSRQVYREFDIGTAKPTVAEQKLVPHYLIDICDPTDMMTVADYQEQTQALIASVDVTPLLLVGGTGLYIRSIVQGMKIPRVAPQTELRSQLESLGQPQLYAMLQQVDPVAAQKIHGNDSVRTLRALEVFYVTGHPISEQQGENPPNYPILQIGLDCDVERLGVRIQQRTEQMIANGLVAEVEYLCQKYGADLSLLNTLGYQEIKQYLSGNISLDEAKELTILHTRQFAKRQRTWFRAYPKIEWFDADNLDLLEKVWHRINEFLSCTSL; this is encoded by the coding sequence ATGACTAAATTAATTGTGATTTGTGGGGCGACGGCAACAGGTAAGTCTGGTTTGGCTTTGGCTTTGGCGATGCGGTTGGGTTCTGTAATTCTCAGTGCTGATTCTCGTCAAGTTTATCGTGAGTTTGATATTGGGACGGCAAAACCGACTGTGGCTGAACAAAAATTGGTGCCACATTATTTAATAGATATCTGCGATCCAACAGACATGATGACAGTAGCAGACTACCAGGAGCAAACACAAGCCTTAATTGCTTCTGTTGATGTTACACCACTTTTGTTAGTTGGTGGCACTGGTTTATATATCCGTTCTATTGTCCAAGGAATGAAAATTCCGAGAGTTGCACCACAAACAGAATTGCGATCGCAACTGGAATCTCTCGGTCAACCACAACTCTACGCAATGTTACAACAAGTTGATCCAGTTGCCGCACAAAAAATTCATGGCAATGATTCAGTCCGGACTTTACGAGCATTGGAGGTATTTTATGTAACTGGACATCCAATTTCAGAACAGCAAGGGGAGAATCCACCAAATTATCCGATTTTGCAAATTGGTTTAGATTGCGATGTTGAAAGATTGGGTGTTCGTATTCAACAGCGTACTGAGCAAATGATAGCAAATGGTTTAGTTGCTGAGGTGGAGTATCTTTGTCAAAAATATGGCGCTGATTTGTCTTTATTGAATACTTTGGGGTATCAAGAAATCAAGCAATATTTGTCTGGCAATATTTCTTTGGATGAAGCGAAAGAATTAACAATTTTGCATACAAGGCAATTTGCCAAGCGACAACGTACTTGGTTCCGGGCATATCCAAAAATTGAATGGTTTGATGCGGATAATCTTGATTTATTAGAGAAGGTTTGGCATCGTATAAATGAGTTTTTAAGTTGCACAAGCTTGTGA
- the gyrB gene encoding DNA topoisomerase (ATP-hydrolyzing) subunit B, with product MTSSYSADQIQVLEGLEAVRKRPGMYIGTTGPRGLHHLVYEVVDNSIDEALAGHCTHIEVDINADGSVTVTDDGRGIPVDTHSRTGKSALETVMTVLHAGGKFGGGGYKVSGGLHGVGISVVNALSEVVEVTVWRDKKVHLQRYERGIPVTELQAKPYKEARTGTSVTFKPDTQIFTTSIEFDYITLSGRLRELAYLNAGVKITFTDNRLELLKSDTPKVESYNYKGGIKEYIAYMNREKQPLHEEIIYVQGERNNVQVEVSLQWCTDAYTDNVLGFANNIRTVDGGTHLEGLKAVLTRTLNAIARKRNKIKDNEPNLSGEHVREGLTAVISVKVPDPEFEGQTKTKLGNTEVRGIVDSLVGEVLTEYLEFHPAIADSILDKAIQAFKAAEAARHARELVRRKSVLESSPLPGKLADCSSRDPSESEIFIVEGDSAGGSAKQGRDRRTQAILPLRGKILNIEKTDDAKIYKNNEVQSLITALGLGVKGDEFDSTQLRYHRIVIMTDADVDGAHIRTLLLTFFYRYQRALIEQGFIYIACPPLFKVERGRNHEYCYSDREKNQAIAKFPANANYTIQRFKGLGEMMPQQLWDTTMNPETRKMKQVEIEDAAEADRIFTILMGDRVAPRREFIETYGSKLNFTDLDI from the coding sequence ATGACGAGCAGTTACAGTGCCGATCAGATTCAAGTTCTGGAAGGTCTGGAAGCCGTCCGCAAAAGACCAGGAATGTACATCGGTACCACTGGGCCGCGAGGACTCCACCATTTAGTTTACGAGGTGGTGGACAATTCAATCGATGAGGCTTTGGCGGGTCATTGCACTCATATAGAGGTGGATATCAACGCTGATGGTTCAGTGACTGTAACAGATGATGGTCGCGGTATTCCCGTCGATACTCACTCGCGCACCGGAAAATCGGCTTTGGAAACCGTTATGACGGTACTGCACGCCGGTGGTAAGTTTGGCGGCGGTGGCTACAAAGTTTCTGGAGGATTACACGGGGTTGGTATTTCTGTTGTTAATGCCCTATCTGAGGTTGTAGAAGTTACTGTTTGGCGAGATAAAAAAGTTCATCTCCAACGCTATGAACGCGGTATCCCAGTTACTGAACTGCAAGCAAAGCCTTACAAGGAAGCTAGAACTGGAACTTCTGTCACCTTTAAGCCAGATACCCAAATCTTTACTACTAGCATTGAGTTTGATTACATCACTTTATCAGGTCGCCTACGGGAATTGGCGTATCTGAATGCGGGTGTCAAAATTACCTTTACTGACAACCGTCTAGAACTACTAAAAAGCGATACACCGAAAGTAGAATCCTACAATTACAAGGGTGGTATTAAAGAATATATCGCTTACATGAACCGTGAGAAGCAGCCGTTGCATGAAGAAATTATCTATGTGCAGGGGGAACGCAACAATGTACAAGTGGAAGTTTCACTGCAATGGTGTACTGATGCTTACACAGATAATGTGCTAGGTTTTGCTAACAATATTCGCACGGTAGATGGTGGTACGCACTTAGAAGGGTTAAAAGCGGTTCTGACTCGGACATTAAATGCGATCGCTCGCAAGCGGAATAAAATTAAAGATAATGAACCAAACCTCAGTGGCGAACACGTCCGCGAAGGTCTGACAGCCGTAATTTCCGTTAAAGTCCCCGACCCAGAATTTGAAGGACAAACCAAAACTAAACTTGGTAATACCGAAGTCCGGGGAATTGTCGATTCTTTAGTGGGAGAAGTCCTCACTGAGTATCTAGAGTTTCATCCTGCTATAGCCGACTCAATTTTAGATAAAGCGATCCAAGCTTTCAAAGCCGCAGAAGCAGCGCGTCATGCACGGGAATTAGTTCGACGCAAATCCGTACTAGAATCTTCGCCATTACCTGGTAAGTTGGCAGATTGCAGTTCTCGTGACCCTAGCGAATCTGAGATATTCATCGTGGAAGGGGACTCAGCAGGTGGGAGTGCAAAACAAGGACGCGATCGCCGCACTCAAGCAATCTTGCCTCTACGTGGTAAAATTCTCAACATTGAAAAAACCGACGACGCTAAAATCTATAAAAATAACGAAGTTCAATCGTTAATTACAGCACTTGGTTTAGGTGTTAAAGGTGATGAATTCGATTCCACTCAACTGCGTTATCACCGCATAGTCATTATGACGGACGCTGACGTAGATGGAGCGCACATTCGGACTTTGTTGTTAACATTCTTCTATCGATATCAACGGGCACTCATCGAACAAGGCTTTATTTATATTGCTTGTCCCCCACTGTTTAAAGTAGAACGGGGACGTAATCATGAGTATTGCTATAGCGATCGCGAAAAAAATCAAGCGATCGCCAAATTTCCGGCTAACGCCAACTATACCATCCAACGCTTCAAAGGTTTGGGTGAAATGATGCCACAACAACTCTGGGACACCACCATGAACCCAGAAACTCGTAAAATGAAGCAAGTCGAAATTGAGGATGCCGCTGAAGCTGATCGCATCTTCACAATTTTAATGGGCGATCGGGTCGCACCCAGAAGAGAATTCATCGAAACCTATGGTTCTAAACTCAACTTCACCGATCTAGATATCTAA
- a CDS encoding fasciclin domain-containing protein: MKASKGIVEKALFNIIGIGSLVALSACAQPVTETPTATVPPVAETPITTVPPVTPTPTAATANQNLAELATSAASQGQFKTLIQAVQAAGLTEQLSTPGPYTVFAPTDAAFSALPKATLDQLLQPANKQQLVRLLAYHVVPGGTTSQQLTSGEVKTVEGSTVKVTVDRASNSITVNNAKVTQPDIPANNGIVHVVDQVLLPPNFAASLNTTPTPR, translated from the coding sequence ATGAAAGCGAGCAAAGGCATAGTAGAAAAAGCATTGTTCAATATTATTGGCATAGGTAGCTTGGTTGCTCTGTCTGCCTGCGCTCAACCTGTCACAGAAACTCCCACTGCAACTGTCCCTCCCGTTGCCGAAACCCCCATAACAACTGTTCCTCCCGTTACACCAACTCCTACTGCCGCCACTGCCAACCAAAATTTAGCAGAACTGGCAACATCCGCAGCTAGTCAAGGACAGTTTAAAACCCTCATCCAAGCAGTGCAAGCTGCTGGCTTAACTGAACAATTGTCTACACCAGGCCCTTACACAGTATTTGCACCGACTGACGCCGCTTTCTCTGCTTTACCGAAAGCTACTCTAGACCAACTCTTGCAGCCAGCCAACAAACAACAATTAGTCAGGCTTCTGGCCTACCATGTCGTCCCTGGGGGAACTACCTCCCAGCAATTGACATCTGGAGAAGTTAAAACAGTTGAGGGTAGTACCGTGAAAGTAACGGTTGATCGTGCTAGCAACTCAATTACAGTCAACAACGCTAAAGTGACTCAGCCAGATATCCCAGCTAACAACGGCATTGTTCATGTAGTTGATCAGGTACTTCTCCCACCTAATTTTGCTGCAAGTCTAAACACAACCCCAACACCACGATAG